From the Sphingomonas suaedae genome, one window contains:
- the crcB gene encoding fluoride efflux transporter CrcB, with protein sequence MVHLLLVMLGGAIGAGARHLVGRATFALFGPGLPLGTLTVNILGGFAMGLLVGWLAARAGGDQALRYLLGVGVLGGFTTFSAFSLETVLMLQRNEYMAALIYILASVIFSIAALFAGLQVSRMVVA encoded by the coding sequence ATGGTCCATCTTCTTCTCGTCATGCTGGGCGGCGCGATCGGCGCCGGTGCACGGCATCTGGTCGGCCGGGCGACCTTTGCACTGTTCGGGCCGGGGCTGCCGCTCGGCACGCTGACGGTCAATATCCTGGGCGGGTTCGCGATGGGGCTGCTGGTCGGCTGGCTCGCCGCGCGCGCGGGCGGCGACCAGGCGTTGCGCTACTTGCTCGGCGTCGGCGTGCTCGGTGGGTTCACCACCTTTTCGGCCTTCTCGCTCGAGACCGTGCTGATGCTCCAGCGCAACGAATATATGGCGGCGCTGATCTATATCCTCGCCTCGGTGATCTTCTCGATCGCGGCGCTGTTCGCTGGGCTGCAGGTCAGCCGGATGGTGGTCGCATGA
- a CDS encoding RluA family pseudouridine synthase encodes MSVEANVRQFTVALDDDGIRLDRWFKRHLPDTSFNIVSRWARTGQLRVDGARATPGDRIQAGQVIRVPPAEAVTTSTAKPKKARPQLSPEQMEFAESMVIHRDAQAMVLNKPPGLATQGGTKTHDHVDQLLDGLYFDLDTRPKLVHRLDKDTSGALVLARTARAAAYFSKSFSGRTARKTYWAIVVGVPSIEDGYIDLPLGKQPGTGGEKMQVDEKDGQPARTRYRVIDRAGNRAAWVELQPHTGRTHQLRVHMAAIGHPIVGDGKYGMAEAFLSGSISRKMHLHSRRIRIDHPDGGKLDVTADLPTHFAETLVQLGFDIEDGEKLPPDEKAPPTKEQEKARAKAHAKTVRKERRGERQGRRDTTAKKAKPARKPTKRP; translated from the coding sequence ATGAGCGTCGAGGCGAATGTCCGCCAGTTCACCGTCGCGCTCGACGATGACGGCATCCGGCTCGATCGCTGGTTCAAGCGGCATCTGCCCGACACCAGCTTCAACATCGTCTCGCGCTGGGCGCGGACCGGGCAGCTGCGCGTCGATGGCGCGCGCGCGACGCCGGGGGATCGCATCCAGGCGGGGCAGGTGATCCGCGTGCCGCCGGCCGAGGCCGTGACCACGAGCACGGCCAAGCCCAAAAAGGCGCGTCCGCAGCTCTCGCCCGAGCAGATGGAGTTCGCCGAATCGATGGTGATCCATCGCGACGCGCAGGCGATGGTGCTCAACAAGCCGCCGGGCCTCGCGACGCAGGGCGGTACCAAGACGCACGACCATGTCGACCAGCTGCTCGACGGCCTCTATTTCGACCTCGATACGCGGCCCAAGCTGGTCCACCGGCTCGACAAGGATACGTCAGGGGCGCTGGTGCTGGCGCGGACGGCACGCGCGGCGGCCTATTTCTCGAAGAGCTTTTCGGGGCGGACCGCGCGCAAGACCTATTGGGCGATCGTTGTCGGGGTGCCGAGCATCGAGGACGGCTATATCGACCTGCCGCTGGGCAAGCAGCCCGGCACCGGCGGCGAGAAGATGCAGGTCGACGAAAAGGACGGCCAGCCCGCGCGCACCCGCTATCGCGTAATCGACCGCGCCGGCAACCGCGCCGCCTGGGTCGAGCTACAGCCGCATACCGGGCGCACGCATCAGCTGCGCGTCCATATGGCGGCGATCGGCCATCCGATCGTCGGCGACGGGAAGTACGGCATGGCCGAAGCGTTCCTGTCGGGCAGTATCAGCCGCAAGATGCACCTGCATTCGCGCCGCATCCGCATCGACCATCCCGATGGCGGCAAGCTGGACGTGACCGCCGACCTGCCGACCCACTTCGCCGAGACGTTGGTCCAGCTGGGCTTCGACATCGAGGATGGCGAAAAGCTGCCGCCCGACGAGAAGGCGCCGCCGACCAAGGAGCAGGAAAAGGCCCGCGCGAAGGCCCATGCGAAGACGGTGCGCAAGGAACGGCGCGGCGAACGGCAGGGACGCCGCGACACCACGGCGAAAAAGGCAAAGCCCGCGCGGAAGCCGACCAAAAGGCCATGA
- a CDS encoding class I SAM-dependent methyltransferase: MKFMILAAAALVAGSAIQPPTPPTAVSAPSQTPDVIYVPTPPEVVEAMLDMVALRDGDVLYDLGSGDGRIPIAAAKRVKVKATGIDIDPQRIKEANANAAAAGVTDEVTFRQADLFTSDFSDASVVTLYLLDTLNEKLRPKLLAELKPGTRIVSHAFRMGDWEPEKEQTINGRTIYFWTVPERE; encoded by the coding sequence ATGAAGTTCATGATCCTCGCGGCGGCGGCACTGGTCGCCGGAAGCGCGATCCAGCCGCCGACACCGCCGACTGCCGTCTCGGCGCCGAGCCAGACGCCGGATGTGATCTACGTCCCCACCCCGCCCGAAGTGGTGGAGGCGATGCTCGACATGGTGGCGTTGCGCGACGGCGACGTGCTGTACGACCTCGGCTCGGGCGACGGGCGCATCCCGATCGCGGCGGCGAAGCGGGTGAAGGTCAAGGCGACCGGCATCGACATCGACCCGCAGCGGATCAAGGAGGCCAATGCGAACGCTGCGGCGGCGGGCGTGACCGACGAGGTGACGTTCAGGCAGGCGGACCTGTTCACCAGCGACTTCAGCGACGCCAGCGTCGTCACCCTCTATTTGCTCGATACGCTGAACGAGAAATTGCGGCCCAAATTGCTCGCCGAGTTGAAGCCCGGAACGCGGATCGTCAGCCATGCCTTTCGCATGGGCGACTGGGAGCCGGAGAAGGAGCAGACGATCAATGGGCGGACGATCTATTTCTGGACGGTGCCGGAGCGCGAATAG